One part of the Ziziphus jujuba cultivar Dongzao chromosome 2, ASM3175591v1 genome encodes these proteins:
- the LOC107415667 gene encoding alpha-N-acetylglucosaminidase, translating into MAASSSFPAISLLALTFIIFTFPSAVRSSTIGVDYISRLLEIQDRERPAPSVQVAASRGVLRRLIPSHSSSFDFQIVSREICGGSSCFIIKNHPSFKRRGDPEILIAGVTGVEILAGLHWYLKNWCGAHISWEKTGGAQLFSVPKVGFLPRVQDAGILIQRPIPWNYYQNAVTSSYTFAWWDWKRWEREIDWMALQGINLPLAFTGQEAIWQKVFQKFNISSSDLDGFFGGPAFLAWSRMGNLHGWGGPLPQSWFDQQLILQKNILTRMYELGMTPVLPAFSGNVPASLKSIFPSAKITRLGNWFTVRSDPRWCCTYLLDATDPLFVEIGRAFIEQQLKEYGRSSHIYNCDTFDENTPPVDDTEYISSLGAAIYRGIQSGDSDAVWLMQGWLFSYDPFWRPPQMKALLHSVPVGRMVVLDLFAEVKPIWSSSEQFYGVPYIWCMLHNFAGNIEMYGILDSIASGPIDARTSKNSTMVGVGMSMEGIEQNPVVYDLMSEMAFQHNKVDAKAWINLYSARRYGKSVPSVQDAWNILYHTIYNCTDGAYDKNRDVIVSFPDVDPSFISIPHERQGHYKNPALQRLVIKEITESFDQPHLWYSTADVVHALKLFIASGDELSQSNTYRYDLIDLTRQALAKYANQLFLNVIEAYRSNDVHGVSEQSQRFLDLVEDMDTLLGCHEGFLLGPWLESAKQLAQHEEQKKQFEWNARTQITMWFDNTEEEASLLRDYGNKYWSGLLRDYYGPRAAIYFKFLIESLKEGNNFQLKSWRREWIKLTNDWQNSRNTFAVESGGNALNISRWLYNKYLLTPDIESFNQASASHII; encoded by the exons ATGGCGGCCTCCTCCTCGTTTCCCGCCATTTCTCTCCTGGCATTGACTTTCATCATCTTCACATTCCCCTCCGCCGTCCGATCATCCACCATTGGAGTTGACTACATTTCGAGGCTTCTTGAAATTCAGGATCGCGAGAGACCTGCGCCCAGTGTCCAAGTCGCTGCTTCTCGCGGTGTGCTTCGCCGCTTGATTCCTTCTCATTCTTCTAGCTTCGACTTCCAAATCGTCTCcagg GAAATTTGTGGGGGTTCATCTTGTTTCATTATCAAGAATCATCCTTCCTTCAAAAGACGCGGGGATCCAGAAATTTT AATTGCTGGGGTCACTGGAGTGGAAATTTTGGCTGGTCTGCACTGGTATTTGAAGAATTGGTGTGGTGCGCATATATCCTGGGAGAAAACCGGTGGCGCTCAGCTATTTTCAGTGCCGAAAGTTGGTTTTCTTCCCCGTGTTCAAGATGCTGGTATTTTGATCCAGAGGCCTATTCCTTGGAACTACTACCAGAATGCGGTTACATCTAGCT ATACTTTTGCTTGGTGGGACTGGAAAAGATGGGAGAGGGAGATTGATTGGATGGCTCTCCAGGGTATCAATTTACCACTAGCATTTACAGGGCAAGAGGCTATTTGGCAGAAAGTTTTTCAG AAATTTAATATAAGCAGTTCAGATTTGGATGGTTTCTTTGGAGGCCCTGCATTTCTTGCATGGTCGCGTATGGGAAATTTGCATGG ATGGGGTGGACCATTACCACAGAGTTGGTTTGATCAACAGCTGATTTTGCAGAAAAATATTCTTACCAGGATGTATGAACTTGGAATGACTCCAG TCCTTCCAGCCTTTTCTGGAAACGTTCCTGCATCCCTGAAAAGTATATTCCCATCAGCAAAGATAACACGCTTAGGAAATTG GTTTACAGTCAGGAGTGATCCTAGATGGTGCTGCACATATCTTCTTGATGCAACAGATCCCTTATTTGTTGAGATTGGGAGAGCATTCATTGAGCAACAACTAAAAG AATATGGAAGGTCCAGCCACATATACAACTG TGACACTTTCGATGAAAATACGCCCCCTGTTGATGACACTGAGTATATCTCTTCACTCGGAGCAGCAATTTATAGGGGAATACAAAGTGGAGATAGTGATGCTGTATGGTTAATGCAG GGATGGCTATTTTCATATGATCCGTTTTGGAGGCCTCCTCAAATGAAG GCACTTCTACATTCTGTTCCTGTGGGGAGGATGGTAGTTCTTGATCTTTTTGCTGAAGTGAAACCCATATGGAGTAGTTCTGAGCAGTTTTATGGTGTTCCTTACATCTGG TGTATGCTGCACAATTTTGCAGGAAATATTGAGATGTATGGGATTTTAGATTCAATAGCTTCTGGACCAATTGATGCTCGTACAAGTAAAAACTCGACAATG GTTGGTGTTGGGATGTCAATGGAAGGTATAGAGCAGAACCCTGTCGTCTACGACCTCATGTCTGAAATGGCTTTTCAACACAACAAAGTTGATGCAAAG GCTTGGATTAATCTCTATTCGGCAAGACGTTATGGTAAATCTGTTCCTTCAGTGCAAGATGCCTGGAATATATTATATCACACCATCTACAATTGTACTGATGGTGCCTAT GATAAAAACAGGGATGTAATTGTGTCATTCCCTGATGTTGATCCATCCTTCATATCAATACCCCATGAAAGACAAGGCCACTATAAAAACCCGGCATTGCAAAGACTAGTGATAAAGGAGATAACTGAATCGTTTGATCAACCTCATTTATGGTATTCAACTGCTGATGTAGTACATGCATTAAAACTTTTTATCGCCAGTGGTGATGAACTATCTCAAAGTAATACTTACAG GTATGACCTTATAGATCTGACCAGACAAGCTTTAGCAAAATACGCAAATCAGCTGTTTCTGAATGTCATAGAAGCATACCGGTCAAATGATGTTCATGGGGTGAGTGAACAAAGCCAGAGGTTTTTGGATCTTGTGGAAGATATGGACACACTTCTAGGTTGCCATGAAGGATTCCTTCTGGGACCTTGGTTGGAAAGTGCAAAACAACTTGCCCAACATGAAGAACAGAAAAAGCAG TTTGAATGGAATGCAAGAACTCAAATAACTATGTGGTTCGACAACACAGAGGAGGAAGCAAGCCTGCTTCGTGATTATG GAAACAAGTATTGGAGTGGGCTTTTACGAGATTATTATGGCCCTCGAGCggcaatatattttaaatttctgatagaaagcttaaaagagggtaataATTTCCAACTGAAGAGTTGGAGGAGGGAGTGGATAAAGCTCACAAATGATTGGCAAAACAGTAGGAATACCTTCGCAGTGGAAAGTGGTGGAAATGCTCTTAACATATCCAGATGGCTTTACAACAAGTACTTGCTCACTCCTGACATTGAATCATTCAATCAAGCTTCTGCTTCTCATATTATTTGA